The following are encoded in a window of Pseudomonas graminis genomic DNA:
- a CDS encoding heme biosynthesis protein HemY, whose translation MKRAYVILFVLVVAAALIGVAISRHAGYVLISYDTFRYESSIWAALALLVAVLFILWLVRVLITLLTTSGGVVNPWSRRNRSRRVQNAIEQGQMDLAEGRWASAQRNLHRAAEAELQPLLYYLGAARAANEQGRYEESDNLLERALERQPQAELAIALSHAQLQVDRGDLDGALVTLQAMQERHPHNPQVLRHLQRLYRERGAWPELIRLMPELRKDKVLPAQELAELERRAWGENLSLAAHRESGSDTVATGLPSLEHAWQQLTSAQRQEPALVLAYAEQLRRLGADVQAEEVLRTAMKRDYNTHLARLYGLVRGADPARQLQTAEGWLKSHTDDPGLLLTLGRLCLQSSLWGKARDYLESSLRLQRNPEACAELARLLAQLGETDRSNQLFQEGLGLLDERLLARPLPALTRA comes from the coding sequence ATGAAGCGCGCTTACGTCATCCTCTTTGTGCTGGTCGTGGCGGCGGCGCTAATAGGCGTCGCGATCTCCCGTCATGCGGGCTACGTGCTGATTTCCTACGACACCTTCCGCTACGAATCGAGCATCTGGGCAGCCCTGGCGCTGCTGGTCGCCGTCCTCTTTATTCTGTGGCTGGTGCGCGTGCTGATCACGTTGCTGACGACCTCTGGTGGGGTGGTCAATCCCTGGTCACGCCGCAATCGAAGCCGTCGTGTGCAGAACGCGATCGAACAAGGGCAGATGGATCTCGCAGAAGGACGTTGGGCCAGTGCGCAACGCAACTTGCATCGCGCCGCTGAAGCGGAGCTTCAGCCGCTGCTGTACTACCTCGGTGCTGCCCGGGCAGCGAACGAGCAGGGGCGTTATGAAGAAAGCGATAACCTGCTCGAACGCGCGCTTGAGCGTCAGCCACAGGCTGAACTGGCCATCGCGCTGAGTCACGCGCAGCTGCAGGTGGACCGTGGCGACCTCGATGGAGCACTGGTTACCCTGCAGGCCATGCAAGAACGCCATCCGCATAACCCGCAGGTCTTGCGCCATTTGCAGCGCCTTTACCGCGAGCGTGGCGCGTGGCCGGAGTTGATTCGTCTGATGCCGGAGCTGCGCAAGGATAAAGTCCTTCCGGCGCAGGAGCTGGCTGAACTGGAGAGACGCGCCTGGGGCGAAAACCTCTCCTTGGCTGCCCATCGGGAATCAGGCAGCGATACTGTCGCCACCGGTTTGCCTTCGCTGGAGCACGCCTGGCAGCAATTGACTTCGGCTCAGCGCCAGGAGCCCGCACTTGTGTTGGCGTATGCCGAGCAGTTGCGGCGCCTGGGCGCCGACGTGCAGGCCGAAGAGGTTTTGCGTACGGCGATGAAGCGCGATTACAACACTCACCTTGCGCGGCTGTATGGCTTGGTGCGCGGCGCCGACCCTGCCAGGCAACTGCAGACCGCCGAAGGCTGGCTGAAAAGTCATACCGATGACCCAGGCTTGCTGTTGACCCTGGGTCGTCTGTGCCTGCAAAGCAGCTTGTGGGGTAAAGCGCGTGATTACCTCGAGTCGAGCTTGAGGTTGCAGCGCAACCCGGAAGCGTGTGCCGAACTGGCTCGTCTGCTTGCGCAGCTGGGCGAGACTGATCGCAGCAATCAGCTGTTTCAGGAAGGTCTGGGTTTGCTGGATGAGCGTTTGCTCGCCCGTCCGTTGCCAGCACTGACACGCGCTTAG
- a CDS encoding disulfide bond formation protein B, whose product MQLARTRSLFSLAFLACASIVGATVYLGPVVDAAPCPMCLLQRVLMAVSAGVCLLAALHAPGKSGWRIYAGFLLLFSALGASVAARQVWLQASPPENMAACIENLHYLMETQSYVKVMAMVLAGSAGCSEINWSLFGISLPEWSLLAFSGLSLFALYYLFIEFRRFRSMDVGTAD is encoded by the coding sequence ATGCAGCTGGCTCGTACGCGCTCCTTGTTCTCTCTGGCGTTTCTGGCCTGCGCATCGATTGTGGGAGCGACAGTTTATCTCGGCCCTGTAGTTGATGCGGCGCCATGTCCGATGTGTCTGCTTCAGCGTGTGCTCATGGCGGTATCTGCGGGTGTGTGTTTGCTCGCCGCGCTGCACGCGCCGGGCAAATCTGGCTGGCGTATCTACGCGGGCTTTCTTTTACTGTTTTCCGCTTTGGGAGCGAGCGTCGCGGCACGTCAGGTCTGGTTGCAGGCTTCGCCGCCCGAGAACATGGCAGCGTGTATTGAAAACCTGCACTACCTCATGGAAACGCAAAGCTACGTGAAGGTCATGGCGATGGTGCTGGCGGGAAGCGCAGGGTGCTCCGAGATCAACTGGTCGCTGTTTGGCATCAGCTTGCCGGAGTGGAGCCTGTTGGCGTTTTCAGGTTTAAGCCTGTTCGCGCTGTACTACCTTTTTATCGAGTTTCGCCGCTTCAGATCAATGGATGTGGGGACGGCCGATTAA
- the rsd gene encoding sigma D regulator — protein MLESCQNAQERWGGVHKLIDRWLLERNELITAYYALSADPEAFAEKSTPLQEFCGSLVDYVSAGHFEIYEQLTNEAKAFKNQRGLELADTIYPRIDVITEKLLAFNDLCDEGKCVAEKFKELGGLLHERFELEDCLIEVLHNAHKEQIEAEV, from the coding sequence ATGCTGGAAAGTTGTCAGAACGCTCAGGAACGCTGGGGTGGGGTTCACAAGCTGATTGACCGCTGGTTGCTGGAGCGCAACGAGTTGATCACGGCTTATTACGCCTTGAGTGCAGATCCGGAAGCGTTTGCCGAAAAAAGCACGCCCTTGCAGGAATTCTGCGGCTCGTTGGTCGATTACGTGTCGGCGGGTCATTTCGAAATTTACGAGCAGCTCACCAACGAGGCCAAGGCGTTCAAGAATCAGCGCGGCCTTGAGCTGGCTGACACGATCTATCCTCGTATCGACGTCATCACCGAGAAGTTGCTGGCGTTCAACGATCTCTGTGACGAAGGCAAATGCGTCGCCGAGAAATTCAAGGAGTTGGGCGGCTTGCTGCACGAGCGCTTTGAACTGGAAGACTGCCTGATCGAAGTGCTGCATAACGCGCACAAGGAACAGATTGAGGCAGAGGTCTGA
- a CDS encoding FKBP-type peptidyl-prolyl cis-trans isomerase, whose protein sequence is MSRYLFISLFLLVPFAHATDAPASDNTHDLSYSLGASLGERLRQEAPDLQLPALLEGLQSAYQGKPLAIKQERMEQILSDHDAALAQAESSGQTEPQTEAALKDERKFMDVEKAKPGVRQLADGILMTELTPGNGAKPDINGRVQVKYVGRLPDGTIFDQSQQPQWFRLDSVIAGWTTALADMPVGAKWRLVIPSAQAYGAEGAGDLIDPYTPLVFDIELLGVSP, encoded by the coding sequence ATGTCGCGCTACCTGTTTATATCGTTGTTCCTCTTGGTACCCTTTGCTCACGCGACTGATGCTCCGGCGTCCGACAACACTCACGACCTTTCATACAGCCTTGGCGCAAGTCTGGGGGAGCGTCTGCGCCAGGAAGCACCTGACCTGCAGCTGCCCGCACTGCTTGAAGGTCTGCAGTCGGCGTATCAAGGCAAGCCGCTGGCGATCAAACAGGAACGCATGGAGCAGATCCTCAGCGACCACGACGCCGCCCTCGCCCAGGCTGAAAGCTCTGGCCAGACTGAACCGCAAACCGAAGCGGCGCTGAAGGACGAACGCAAATTCATGGACGTCGAAAAGGCCAAACCTGGCGTTCGCCAACTCGCGGATGGCATCCTGATGACCGAACTGACGCCGGGCAACGGCGCCAAACCCGACATCAATGGCCGTGTGCAGGTGAAGTACGTGGGCCGTCTGCCTGATGGCACGATCTTCGATCAGAGCCAGCAGCCACAATGGTTCCGCCTGGACAGCGTCATCGCTGGCTGGACCACAGCCCTCGCCGACATGCCGGTGGGTGCCAAATGGCGGCTGGTCATCCCCTCGGCCCAGGCGTACGGTGCAGAGGGCGCAGGCGACCTGATCGATCCCTACACGCCGCTGGTGTTCGACATCGAGCTGCTCGGGGTGTCGCCGTAA